The following proteins come from a genomic window of Suricata suricatta isolate VVHF042 chromosome 5, meerkat_22Aug2017_6uvM2_HiC, whole genome shotgun sequence:
- the ZBTB21 gene encoding zinc finger and BTB domain-containing protein 21 isoform X1 translates to MEGLLHYINPAHAISLLSALNEERLKGQLCDVLLIVGDQKFRAHKNVLAASSEYFQSLFTNKENESQTVFQLDFCEPDAFDNVLNYIYSSSLFVEKSSLAAVQELGYSLGISFLTNIVSKTPQAPFPTCPNRKKVFIDDDENSSQKRSVIVCQSRNEAQGKTVGQSQPEPSHPSRPSPGLSGKTSTAKPHVPKPVGAPHTLSVAEKSWPKDGSVGYAQSLEHSGPLDDPRRSSLVKRSAALPSKPLPDREAADEEPGLSGQLPRGKAVELALKRPRPPILSLRSSSEAPYVLKETGKGGGAGEDRNLLYYSKLGLGVPSGGSGSGKQGIDRSGPLVKSLLRRSLSMDSQVPVYSPSMDLKSSQGPSAASGEAPTSVFCAVSQKPPLKECGDKSALDDRPPAPQPHRLRSFSASQPTDREGEPAATEVRVKTEPRSPLADPSDIIRVTVGDPSAMSSVTRDLSLKTEGDQKDMSRLPAKRRFQADRRLPLKKVKEGEHGSPVSEQNLEEGSGPPLPDAEFPDSDLNKEEFGELEGTRPNKKFKCKHCLKIFRSTAGLHRHTNMYHNPEKPYACDICHKRFHTNFKVWTHCQTQHGVVRNPSPASSSHAVLDEKFQRKLIDIVREREIKKALIIKLRRCKPAFQAQSSSQAQAIKRNLRSRAKGAYICTYCGKAYRFLSQFKQHIKMHPGEKPVGLSRAAKPKEHVSLGSPVENKEVYHCRLCNAKLSSLLEQGSHERLCRNATVCPYCSLRFFSPELKREHEGKCEYKKLTCLECMRTFKSSFSIWRHQVEVHNQNTMAPAEHASPPGLDHNGDAAARPHAQAEPQKANHAVTAKDDAASSDCSEQVNFDSEDSSCLPEDLSLSKQLRIHVKEEPAEEPEEEAPEARGAAKDAGPSKDSSLWPCEKCGKTFTAHKQLERHQELLCSVKPFICHVCSKAFRTNFRLWSHFQSHMSQAAEEPTHKDPEACPLPTNSPSPPPLPPPPPLPKIQPLEPDSPTGAAESPAPATEKLFVPQESDTLFYHAPPLSAITFKRQFMCKLCHRTFKTAFSLWSHEQSHN, encoded by the coding sequence ATGGAGGGGCTGCTGCACTACATCAACCCGGCGCACGCCATCTCGCTCCTCAGCGCGCTCAACGAGGAGCGCCTCAAGGGGCAGCTGTGTGACGTGCTGCTCATCGTTGGAGACCAGAAATTCCGAGCTCACAAAAATGTCTTGGCTGCCAGCAGCGAATACTTCCAGAGTTTATTCACAAATAAGGAGAATGAGTCACAGACCGTATTTCAGCTTGATTTTTGTGAACCAGATGCTTTTGATAATGTTCTGAACTACATTTACTCTTCATCTTTATTTGTCGAGAAAAGTAGTCTCGCTGCCGTACAGGAGCTGGGCTACAGCCTCGGGATTTCCTTCCTCACGAACATCGTCTCGAAAACCCCGCAAGCCCCGTTCCCGACGTGTCCCAACAGGAAGAAAGTATTCATAGACGATGATGAAAACAGTTCTCAGAAGAGAAGCGTCATCGTTTGTCAAAGCAGAAACGAAGCACAGGGCAAAACTGTCGGCCAGAGCCAGCCCGAGCCGAGCCACCCTTCGCGGCCCTCCCCCGGCCTCAGCGGCAAGACCAGCACCGCCAAGCCCCACGTCCCAAAGCCGGTGGGAGCGCCTCACACGTTGTCAGTAGCCGAGAAGAGCTGGCCCAAGGATGGTTCCGTGGGCTACGCGCAGTCTCTCGAGCATTCTGGGCCCCTGGACGATCCTCGCCGGAGCAGCCTGGTGAAGAGGAGCGCGGCGCTGCCTTCCAAGCCTCTGCCGGACAGAGAGGCGGCAGACGAGGAGCCGGGCCTGAGCGGCCAGCTTCCCAGAGGGAAAGCCGTAGAGCTGGCCTTGAAGAGACCACGACCGCCCATCCTGTCTCTCCGAAGCTCGTCGGAGGCCCCCTACGTGTTGAAGGAGACTGGCAAAGGAGGCGGTGCAGGCGAAGACAGAAACCTGCTGTACTACTCCaagctggggctgggggtcccGTCGGGCGGCTCCGGCTCCGGAAAGCAAGGCATCGACAGGAGCGGCCCGCTGGTGAAGAGCCTCCTCAGACGGTCGCTGTCCATGGACAGCCAGGTGCCGGTCTACTCGCCCTCCATGGACCTGAAGTCTTCCCAGGGACCGTCCGCAGCGTCCGGGGAGGCGCCCACCAGCGTGttctgtgctgtctctcaaaagccCCCTTTGAAAGAGTGCGGCGACAAGTCCGCCCTGGACGACCGGCCTCCGGCGCCCCAGCCACACCGCCTCAGATCCTTCAGTGCCTCTCAGCCCACGGACAGGGAGGGCGAGCCCGCCGCGACCGAGGTGCGCGTCAAGACGGAGCCCCGCAGCCCGCTGGCGGACCCCTCCGACATCATCCGGGTCACCGTGGGAGACCCGTCGGCCATGTCATCCGTCACGAGAGACCTCTCCCTGAAGACCGAAGGCGACCAAAAAGACATGAGCAGGCTCCCGGCCAAAAGGAGGTTCCAGGCGGACCGAAGACTGCCGCTTAAGAAGGTAAAGGAGGGCGAGCACGGGTCTCCGGTGTCCGAACAGAACTTGGAGGAGGGCTCGGGCCCTCCTCTCCCTGATGCCGAGTTTCCAGATTCTGACTTGAATAAAGAGGAATTTGGTGAGTTGGAGGGAACGAGACCAAACAAAAAGTTTAAATGCAAACACTGCCTTAAGATCTTTAGGTCCACAGCAGGCCTTCACCGGCACACTAACATGTACCACAACCCAGAGAAGCCCTATGCTTGCGACATCTGCCACAAGCGCTTTCACACGAACTTCAAGGTGTGGACGCACTGCCAGACCCAGCACGGCGTGGTGCGGAACCCGTCGCCGGCCTCCAGCTCACACGCCGTGCTGGACGAGAAGTTCCAGAGAAAGCTCATTGacatagtgagagagagagagattaagaaggCCCTGATCATTAAGCTGAGGCGCTGCAAGCCCGCCTTTCAGGCGCAGAGTAGCTCCCAGGCCCAAGCCATCAAGAGGAACTTGCGGTCGCGAGCCAAAGGTGCCTACATCTGCACTTACTGTGGAAAGGCCTACCGCTTTCTCTCGCAGTTCAAGCAGCACATAAAGATGCACCCGGGAGAAAAGCCCGTTGGCCTCAGTAGGGCCGCTAAGCCCAAAGAGCATGTTTCTCTTGGGAGCCCGGTAGAGAACAAGGAGGTTTACCACTGCCGCCTCTGTAATGCTAAGCTCTCTTCTCTTCTAGAGCAAGGAAGCCACGAGCGGCTGTGCCGAAACGCAACCGTTTGCCCCTACTGCAGCCTTAGGTTTTTCTCGCCCGAGCTCAAGCGGGAGCACGAGGGCAAGTGCGAGTACAAGAAGCTGACGTGCCTCGAGTGCATGCGCACCTTCAAGTCCTCCTTCAGCATCTGGCGGCACCAGGTCGAGGTCCACAACCAGAACACGATGGCGCCGGCCGAGCACGCCTCCCCACCCGGCCTGGACCACAACGGCGACGCGGCCGCCCGGCCCCACGCCCAGGCCGAGCCTCAGAAGGCCAACCACGCGGTCACCGCCAAGGACGACGCCGCGTCCAGCGACTGCTCCGAGCAGGTGAACTTCGATTCCGAGGACTCTTCCTGTCTCCCCGAAGACCTCAGCCTTTCGAAGCAACTGAGAATCCACGTCAAGGAGGAGCCCGCCGAGGAGCCCGAGGAGGAGGCGCCCGAGGCCCGCGGGGCCGCCAAGGACGCGGGCCCCAGCAAGGACAGCAGCCTGTGGCCGTGCGAGAAGTGCGGCAAGACGTTCACGGCGCACAAGCAGCTGGAGCGGCACCAGGAGCTGCTGTGCTCCGTGAAGCCCTTCATCTGCCACGTGTGCAGCAAGGCCTTTCGCACCAACTTCCGCCTCTGGAGCCACTTCCAGTCCCACATGTCCCAGGCCGCCGAGGAGCCCACGCACAAGGACCCCGAGGCCTGCCCGCTCCCCACAAACTCTCCGTccccgccccctctgcccccacccccaccgctgcCCAAGATCCAGCCTCTGGAGCCCGACAGCCCAACGGGCGCGGCCGAGAGCCCCGCCCCGGCCACCGAGAAGCTCTTTGTGCCCCAAGAGTCTGACACGCTTTTCTACCATGCCCCGCCCCTCTCGGCAATCACATTTAAGAGACAGTTCATGTGCAAACTGTGCCACAGGACATTCAAGACGGCCTTCAGTCTTTGGAGTCACGAACAAAGCCACAACTGA
- the ZBTB21 gene encoding zinc finger and BTB domain-containing protein 21 isoform X2 — MEGLLHYINPAHAISLLSALNEERLKGQLCDVLLIVGDQKFRAHKNVLAASSEYFQSLFTNKENESQTVFQLDFCEPDAFDNVLNYIYSSSLFVEKSSLAAVQELGYSLGISFLTNIVSKTPQAPFPTCPNRKKVFIDDDENSSQKRSVIVCQSRNEAQGKTVGQSQPEPSHPSRPSPGLSGKTSTAKPHVPKPVGAPHTLSVAEKSWPKDGSVGYAQSLEHSGPLDDPRRSSLVKRSAALPSKPLPDREAADEEPGLSGQLPRGKAVELALKRPRPPILSLRSSSEAPYVLKETGKGGGAGEDRNLLYYSKLGLGVPSGGSGSGKQGIDRSGPLVKSLLRRSLSMDSQVPVYSPSMDLKSSQGPSAASGEAPTSVFCAVSQKPPLKECGDKSALDDRPPAPQPHRLRSFSASQPTDREGEPAATEVRVKTEPRSPLADPSDIIRVTVGDPSAMSSVTRDLSLKTEGDQKDMSRLPAKRRFQADRRLPLKKVKEGEHGSPVSEQNLEEGSGPPLPDAEFPDSDLNKEEFEQGSHERLCRNATVCPYCSLRFFSPELKREHEGKCEYKKLTCLECMRTFKSSFSIWRHQVEVHNQNTMAPAEHASPPGLDHNGDAAARPHAQAEPQKANHAVTAKDDAASSDCSEQVNFDSEDSSCLPEDLSLSKQLRIHVKEEPAEEPEEEAPEARGAAKDAGPSKDSSLWPCEKCGKTFTAHKQLERHQELLCSVKPFICHVCSKAFRTNFRLWSHFQSHMSQAAEEPTHKDPEACPLPTNSPSPPPLPPPPPLPKIQPLEPDSPTGAAESPAPATEKLFVPQESDTLFYHAPPLSAITFKRQFMCKLCHRTFKTAFSLWSHEQSHN, encoded by the exons ATGGAGGGGCTGCTGCACTACATCAACCCGGCGCACGCCATCTCGCTCCTCAGCGCGCTCAACGAGGAGCGCCTCAAGGGGCAGCTGTGTGACGTGCTGCTCATCGTTGGAGACCAGAAATTCCGAGCTCACAAAAATGTCTTGGCTGCCAGCAGCGAATACTTCCAGAGTTTATTCACAAATAAGGAGAATGAGTCACAGACCGTATTTCAGCTTGATTTTTGTGAACCAGATGCTTTTGATAATGTTCTGAACTACATTTACTCTTCATCTTTATTTGTCGAGAAAAGTAGTCTCGCTGCCGTACAGGAGCTGGGCTACAGCCTCGGGATTTCCTTCCTCACGAACATCGTCTCGAAAACCCCGCAAGCCCCGTTCCCGACGTGTCCCAACAGGAAGAAAGTATTCATAGACGATGATGAAAACAGTTCTCAGAAGAGAAGCGTCATCGTTTGTCAAAGCAGAAACGAAGCACAGGGCAAAACTGTCGGCCAGAGCCAGCCCGAGCCGAGCCACCCTTCGCGGCCCTCCCCCGGCCTCAGCGGCAAGACCAGCACCGCCAAGCCCCACGTCCCAAAGCCGGTGGGAGCGCCTCACACGTTGTCAGTAGCCGAGAAGAGCTGGCCCAAGGATGGTTCCGTGGGCTACGCGCAGTCTCTCGAGCATTCTGGGCCCCTGGACGATCCTCGCCGGAGCAGCCTGGTGAAGAGGAGCGCGGCGCTGCCTTCCAAGCCTCTGCCGGACAGAGAGGCGGCAGACGAGGAGCCGGGCCTGAGCGGCCAGCTTCCCAGAGGGAAAGCCGTAGAGCTGGCCTTGAAGAGACCACGACCGCCCATCCTGTCTCTCCGAAGCTCGTCGGAGGCCCCCTACGTGTTGAAGGAGACTGGCAAAGGAGGCGGTGCAGGCGAAGACAGAAACCTGCTGTACTACTCCaagctggggctgggggtcccGTCGGGCGGCTCCGGCTCCGGAAAGCAAGGCATCGACAGGAGCGGCCCGCTGGTGAAGAGCCTCCTCAGACGGTCGCTGTCCATGGACAGCCAGGTGCCGGTCTACTCGCCCTCCATGGACCTGAAGTCTTCCCAGGGACCGTCCGCAGCGTCCGGGGAGGCGCCCACCAGCGTGttctgtgctgtctctcaaaagccCCCTTTGAAAGAGTGCGGCGACAAGTCCGCCCTGGACGACCGGCCTCCGGCGCCCCAGCCACACCGCCTCAGATCCTTCAGTGCCTCTCAGCCCACGGACAGGGAGGGCGAGCCCGCCGCGACCGAGGTGCGCGTCAAGACGGAGCCCCGCAGCCCGCTGGCGGACCCCTCCGACATCATCCGGGTCACCGTGGGAGACCCGTCGGCCATGTCATCCGTCACGAGAGACCTCTCCCTGAAGACCGAAGGCGACCAAAAAGACATGAGCAGGCTCCCGGCCAAAAGGAGGTTCCAGGCGGACCGAAGACTGCCGCTTAAGAAGGTAAAGGAGGGCGAGCACGGGTCTCCGGTGTCCGAACAGAACTTGGAGGAGGGCTCGGGCCCTCCTCTCCCTGATGCCGAGTTTCCAGATTCTGACTTGAATAAAGAGGAATTTG AGCAAGGAAGCCACGAGCGGCTGTGCCGAAACGCAACCGTTTGCCCCTACTGCAGCCTTAGGTTTTTCTCGCCCGAGCTCAAGCGGGAGCACGAGGGCAAGTGCGAGTACAAGAAGCTGACGTGCCTCGAGTGCATGCGCACCTTCAAGTCCTCCTTCAGCATCTGGCGGCACCAGGTCGAGGTCCACAACCAGAACACGATGGCGCCGGCCGAGCACGCCTCCCCACCCGGCCTGGACCACAACGGCGACGCGGCCGCCCGGCCCCACGCCCAGGCCGAGCCTCAGAAGGCCAACCACGCGGTCACCGCCAAGGACGACGCCGCGTCCAGCGACTGCTCCGAGCAGGTGAACTTCGATTCCGAGGACTCTTCCTGTCTCCCCGAAGACCTCAGCCTTTCGAAGCAACTGAGAATCCACGTCAAGGAGGAGCCCGCCGAGGAGCCCGAGGAGGAGGCGCCCGAGGCCCGCGGGGCCGCCAAGGACGCGGGCCCCAGCAAGGACAGCAGCCTGTGGCCGTGCGAGAAGTGCGGCAAGACGTTCACGGCGCACAAGCAGCTGGAGCGGCACCAGGAGCTGCTGTGCTCCGTGAAGCCCTTCATCTGCCACGTGTGCAGCAAGGCCTTTCGCACCAACTTCCGCCTCTGGAGCCACTTCCAGTCCCACATGTCCCAGGCCGCCGAGGAGCCCACGCACAAGGACCCCGAGGCCTGCCCGCTCCCCACAAACTCTCCGTccccgccccctctgcccccacccccaccgctgcCCAAGATCCAGCCTCTGGAGCCCGACAGCCCAACGGGCGCGGCCGAGAGCCCCGCCCCGGCCACCGAGAAGCTCTTTGTGCCCCAAGAGTCTGACACGCTTTTCTACCATGCCCCGCCCCTCTCGGCAATCACATTTAAGAGACAGTTCATGTGCAAACTGTGCCACAGGACATTCAAGACGGCCTTCAGTCTTTGGAGTCACGAACAAAGCCACAACTGA